A genomic segment from Candidatus Krumholzibacteriota bacterium encodes:
- a CDS encoding arylamine N-acetyltransferase encodes MSGEGLRVKELFFDHFSIGGKLEECDLLRLVITHFSKLPYENITKIITKFTRDDPDERLRGPEDVIRGYIDSNTGGTCFSLTWCLGSILSASGYRCYPVMADMKRTNIHCALVVHAAGKRYIVDPGYLLGEPVELGQSVVVKKTSFGTLELRPRGSESYDLFTVTGTEKKWRYRVRTTPVAQAQFLKYWKESFALPMMDSLQLTRLTENGHLYIKNHHLRLRRDDSRINENIRTSLESRIEREFGIPAGVTAQAREHIERMRKEWSTRKQENRKMGRL; translated from the coding sequence GTGAGTGGTGAGGGCCTCAGAGTAAAAGAGCTTTTCTTCGATCATTTCTCCATAGGCGGGAAATTAGAGGAGTGCGATCTTCTGCGGCTCGTGATAACGCATTTTTCAAAACTGCCGTATGAGAACATCACGAAGATAATAACAAAGTTCACACGGGACGATCCGGATGAGAGGCTCAGGGGGCCCGAGGACGTCATCAGGGGATATATAGACAGCAATACGGGAGGTACTTGTTTCTCACTAACATGGTGCCTCGGTTCGATACTTTCAGCTTCCGGATACCGATGCTACCCGGTGATGGCTGACATGAAAAGAACGAATATTCACTGCGCCCTGGTGGTACACGCTGCCGGGAAAAGGTATATCGTCGATCCAGGATATCTTCTCGGCGAGCCCGTCGAGCTCGGTCAATCCGTCGTCGTGAAGAAGACATCTTTCGGCACGCTGGAGTTGAGGCCGAGGGGATCTGAAAGTTACGATCTTTTCACAGTGACGGGGACTGAAAAGAAGTGGCGTTACCGGGTCAGGACGACACCGGTGGCCCAGGCGCAGTTTTTGAAGTACTGGAAAGAATCGTTCGCCCTGCCGATGATGGATTCGCTTCAGTTGACAAGGCTTACGGAAAACGGCCATCTATATATAAAGAACCATCATCTCAGGCTCCGGAGGGATGATTCGAGGATAAACGAGAATATAAGGACAAGTCTTGAATCGAGGATCGAGCGGGAATTCGGGATACCCGCCGGCGTGACGGCGCAGGCTCGAGAGCATATCGAGAGGATGAGGAAAGAATGGTCCACCCGAAAGCAGGAAAACCGGAAGATGGGGCGCCTGTAA
- a CDS encoding DUF4416 family protein, producing the protein MVHPKAGKPEDGAPVKYFAAVLLGSGTGADQLGRILDALEGDFGPVDYRGKAFPFDMTDYYEEEMGPDISRIIVSFAPLAGATDLVRLKHSSRVLEESFSTGGKRTVNIDPGYIDYYKAVLASFKDGPQKIYLGEGVYADPVLMFQDGKWITLPWTFPDFRKGLYMDDMSAIREIYRKARKAAGRS; encoded by the coding sequence ATGGTCCACCCGAAAGCAGGAAAACCGGAAGATGGGGCGCCTGTAAAGTATTTCGCCGCTGTGCTGCTGGGCAGCGGCACTGGAGCAGATCAGCTGGGCAGGATCCTCGACGCGCTTGAGGGAGATTTCGGTCCGGTCGATTACCGCGGAAAGGCATTTCCTTTCGATATGACAGATTATTACGAGGAGGAAATGGGCCCTGATATATCGAGAATCATCGTCTCGTTCGCCCCTCTTGCCGGGGCGACCGACCTTGTCAGATTGAAACATTCTTCAAGGGTCCTGGAAGAGAGCTTCTCGACAGGTGGGAAGAGGACTGTAAATATCGATCCGGGATATATCGATTATTACAAGGCGGTACTTGCATCTTTCAAGGATGGGCCGCAGAAGATATACCTCGGCGAGGGAGTCTATGCCGATCCGGTCCTTATGTTCCAGGATGGAAAATGGATCACCCTGCCATGGACCTTCCCTGATTTCAGGAAAGGGCTGTACATGGATGACATGTCGGCAATAAGGGAGATATACAGGAAGGCCCGGAAAGCTGCCGGCAGGAGCTGA
- a CDS encoding insulinase family protein has translation MADGGGEIDLDVTVENLDNGLKVILLEDHSVPVISYQTFFRVGSRNEVPGITGISHFMEHMMFNGAKKYGPKEFDAILESNGGYSNAFTSNDMTAYYEDISSDGLELVIDLDTDRMKDLALDPKYLVSEMGVVMEERRLSIDNSIDGQMWEDLNALAFKAHPYCWPVLGWMSDLEKIDRGDCVGYFKKYYAPNNAVLIVAGDFKTKEALRLIHRYYDDIPRQVPPLPVRTVEPEQKGERRAKFHKAAELPEALIGYHGPGVGSDDIYALDVLQAVLSSGYSSRLYRKLVREMDAALRVYAYFGWAIDPDLFVFGVKMRPGRSTSEGEEAIYKVLEAIKNEGVSDMELEKAKNSLEADFVRSLQTVNGKARKIGRYEVLFGDYGEIMKVPGKYRAVTSGDLQRVVEKYFNEKNRTVITLIPESSEG, from the coding sequence ATGGCCGACGGCGGCGGAGAGATCGATCTCGACGTCACCGTAGAGAATCTTGATAACGGATTGAAGGTGATCCTGCTCGAGGATCATTCAGTCCCGGTAATAAGCTATCAGACATTTTTCCGGGTCGGGAGCAGAAACGAGGTTCCGGGGATAACCGGCATATCTCACTTCATGGAACACATGATGTTCAACGGAGCGAAGAAATACGGCCCCAAGGAGTTCGACGCGATCCTTGAATCGAACGGAGGGTATTCGAACGCCTTCACGTCCAACGATATGACAGCGTACTACGAGGATATCTCGAGCGACGGGCTCGAACTCGTCATAGATCTCGACACCGACAGGATGAAAGATCTCGCTCTCGATCCGAAATACCTTGTCTCGGAGATGGGAGTCGTCATGGAGGAACGAAGGCTCTCGATCGATAACTCGATCGACGGGCAGATGTGGGAGGACCTCAACGCGCTGGCGTTCAAGGCTCACCCCTACTGCTGGCCGGTCCTCGGGTGGATGTCAGATCTTGAGAAGATCGATCGCGGCGACTGTGTCGGGTATTTCAAAAAGTATTACGCGCCGAACAACGCTGTCCTCATAGTAGCTGGCGATTTCAAGACAAAAGAGGCTCTCAGGCTGATCCACAGGTACTACGATGATATTCCGCGGCAGGTCCCTCCCCTTCCGGTAAGGACCGTGGAACCGGAACAGAAGGGTGAGAGAAGGGCGAAGTTTCACAAGGCGGCCGAACTTCCGGAAGCGCTGATCGGCTACCACGGCCCCGGCGTCGGGTCGGATGATATTTACGCCCTCGACGTACTGCAGGCTGTGCTTTCGTCGGGGTACAGTTCGAGGCTCTATAGGAAGCTTGTCCGCGAGATGGACGCGGCGCTCAGGGTATACGCCTATTTCGGGTGGGCGATCGATCCCGATCTCTTCGTCTTCGGAGTGAAGATGAGGCCAGGGCGTTCGACTTCAGAGGGTGAAGAGGCGATATACAAGGTCCTCGAAGCGATAAAAAATGAAGGCGTCTCCGACATGGAACTCGAAAAGGCGAAAAATTCCCTCGAGGCCGATTTCGTCCGGAGCCTTCAGACGGTAAACGGGAAGGCGAGGAAGATAGGCAGATACGAGGTCCTGTTCGGAGATTACGGCGAGATAATGAAGGTGCCGGGCAAATACAGGGCTGTCACGAGCGGCGATCTTCAGAGAGTCGTGGAAAAATATTTCAATGAAAAGAACAGGACTGTAATAACGCTGATCCCGGAAAGCAGCGAGGGATAA
- a CDS encoding HDOD domain-containing protein, which translates to MKTQIDELFKNVKTLPTLPVVVQKIFASINDPKVGAKQLAEIITSDQSLTARVLKLVNSSFFGLRGKVQNINNAVTMLGFSTIRQICLGSSICGKFRNLGAGHGFSDSGFWAHSIGTATISKKLSIDTIKIESDICYTIGLIHDIGKLLLLEHHSERYLQALDMSRSKNIPLQEAETAIFGTDHAEIGNWLFRKWNLPRESRRAVKNHHSARVEMISPVSPDALTALIYFSNQLAHHFSLGSSGNADFSFDDAEFRKFFGISLADKGIDSARLKEEVAISLEVLGIKSDMPSTVKA; encoded by the coding sequence ATGAAAACGCAAATCGATGAACTGTTCAAGAATGTAAAGACGCTCCCGACTCTTCCCGTTGTCGTCCAGAAAATATTCGCTTCGATAAACGATCCCAAGGTAGGCGCGAAACAACTCGCCGAGATTATCACGAGCGACCAGTCACTTACGGCGAGAGTTCTCAAGCTGGTCAATTCATCTTTCTTCGGACTGCGCGGAAAAGTCCAGAATATCAACAACGCCGTCACGATGCTCGGATTTTCCACGATACGCCAGATATGCCTCGGGTCGTCGATCTGTGGAAAGTTCAGGAATCTTGGAGCGGGGCATGGATTTTCAGATTCAGGTTTCTGGGCGCACTCGATAGGAACGGCGACGATCTCGAAAAAACTCTCCATCGATACCATCAAGATCGAATCGGATATCTGCTACACGATCGGTCTGATCCACGATATAGGAAAACTGCTGCTTCTCGAACACCATTCGGAACGGTATCTCCAGGCTCTCGATATGTCCAGGTCAAAGAATATTCCTCTCCAGGAAGCGGAGACCGCGATCTTCGGAACTGACCATGCCGAGATAGGAAACTGGCTATTCAGGAAATGGAACCTTCCGAGAGAATCCAGGCGAGCGGTGAAAAACCATCACTCGGCCAGGGTCGAGATGATCTCCCCCGTCTCTCCCGACGCTCTGACGGCCCTCATATACTTCTCCAACCAGCTTGCTCACCATTTCTCCCTTGGATCGAGCGGGAATGCCGACTTTTCTTTCGATGACGCGGAATTCAGGAAATTCTTCGGTATCTCGCTGGCGGACAAGGGGATCGACAGCGCCAGGCTGAAGGAAGAAGTGGCGATATCGCTCGAAGTCCTCGGCATCAAATCGGATATGCCTTCGACTGTCAAGGCGTAG
- a CDS encoding insulinase family protein, with the protein MKRIIFTAIATVLISLPLLAGSPKDVKLPPMESAVMDNGLKIFVVRTDEIPMVTMRMMIPAGSARDPKGLEGVAGLTATMLMKGAAGMGAEEIAEAIESVGGSLNTGSNRDGTFIIGDFMSRDFALALEFMSKVVISPDFLETELEREKGIVKAGLLGEKENPSALTSKFFVKSLLGDHPYADPVAGYAESVEKITRKDIAGFHKANFVPDGSILAIVGDVDAKKALKMVEKQFGKWSGKRSGQAAVEPLSQEEGQARRVVVIDKPDATQSQIRIGNIGTSMNTPEFFPLEVSNNILGGGFTSRLMNEIRVNRGLSYGARSRMVKYLSGGYFMISTFTKNGSLRETIDVALAEAGKMRSEMIDDEELEGSKRYISGLFPFELETNSDLCKWIVDIEFFGLGKDFVEKYRSGISAVSAGDVQRVVREYFRTDGNLVVVLTDYESTKDQLEGLGEIEVVRIDDVR; encoded by the coding sequence ATGAAAAGGATCATATTTACCGCGATAGCGACCGTGCTGATATCGTTGCCGCTTCTCGCCGGAAGCCCGAAGGACGTGAAGCTTCCCCCGATGGAAAGCGCCGTTATGGACAACGGCCTGAAGATCTTCGTCGTAAGGACCGACGAGATCCCGATGGTGACGATGAGGATGATGATACCTGCCGGATCGGCGCGCGATCCAAAGGGACTCGAGGGAGTAGCCGGCCTGACGGCGACGATGCTGATGAAAGGGGCAGCCGGGATGGGAGCGGAGGAGATCGCCGAGGCTATAGAAAGCGTGGGAGGTTCTCTCAATACAGGGTCGAACAGGGATGGCACATTCATCATCGGCGATTTCATGTCGAGGGACTTCGCCCTCGCCCTGGAATTCATGTCAAAAGTCGTGATCTCTCCCGATTTTCTCGAGACCGAGCTCGAGAGGGAAAAGGGGATAGTCAAGGCGGGGCTTCTTGGCGAAAAGGAGAACCCGTCAGCGTTGACCTCGAAGTTTTTCGTAAAGAGCCTTCTAGGGGACCATCCGTACGCCGATCCGGTAGCCGGCTACGCTGAAAGCGTCGAAAAGATCACCAGGAAGGATATCGCCGGTTTTCACAAGGCCAATTTCGTTCCGGACGGGAGTATTCTCGCGATCGTGGGAGATGTCGACGCGAAAAAAGCGTTGAAGATGGTTGAAAAGCAGTTCGGCAAATGGAGCGGCAAGCGTTCCGGCCAGGCGGCGGTGGAGCCGCTGAGCCAGGAGGAGGGCCAGGCGAGGCGGGTCGTAGTCATAGATAAGCCGGACGCGACGCAGAGCCAGATAAGGATCGGCAATATCGGCACGTCGATGAACACCCCGGAATTCTTTCCCCTCGAGGTGTCGAACAATATCCTCGGTGGCGGATTCACGTCGAGACTGATGAACGAGATCAGGGTGAACAGGGGTCTTTCATACGGAGCGAGAAGCCGTATGGTCAAATACCTCAGCGGCGGATATTTCATGATCTCGACATTCACCAAAAACGGATCGCTCAGGGAGACGATTGACGTCGCCCTCGCCGAAGCGGGGAAGATGAGAAGCGAGATGATCGACGACGAGGAACTGGAAGGATCGAAAAGGTATATTTCGGGGCTTTTCCCCTTCGAACTGGAGACCAATTCCGATCTCTGCAAGTGGATCGTCGATATAGAGTTTTTCGGTCTTGGCAAAGATTTCGTCGAGAAGTACAGGAGCGGGATAAGCGCCGTCTCCGCCGGGGACGTACAGAGAGTGGTCCGCGAATATTTCAGGACCGATGGCAACCTTGTAGTCGTGCTTACAGATTATGAATCGACGAAAGACC